tattgtgttttgtttcaacATATTTGaatagatataaaattgcaagacTGCAAACATGCAagtaattaatactgtataccCTCAGAAAGAAATATGGGGCTGGCCCAAGGTTGTATGTCGTTTTAGGGAGAATTTATTAAAGGCCCCTCTTCCTGTTAACTTTAAAATCACGTCAGAGGGGTGAAGGTTCAATTGGCTCAGCTTTAAAGGAATCATGGATTGGTTTTGAGAGCAAaccaaattaaaacacaaagaaaacattaaacagcATCAGATTGtaactaccgtattttccgCACTATAAGTTGCTCTGGAaaataagtcgcatcagtcaaaaaatgcatcataaagaagtaaaaaaacatacataagtcgcaccggactatatgcatcagtgaagttgtaacccgcccggacaacagagctgtaagctagcgctagctgctgttagcttcacagacagcccagtAACAGGTTCTGTCACGGTCTGTTTCCTACGAGCTTCACTACACAACGCTCTTctgcgtgaatgcagactgaaacagtgaaacaacatacagACATGTtgtcagtctttgttgtctataagttaatgtttcaatagaTTTTTAAGTTAAGATTTCTGTAACGAAAACCGGGGATGACTCTGATTTTGTTGAGAATCTGTCTTgtggttggtttgttttgcatgattGCAGCGCTGACAGGGCGGGGAAGGCGCGTTCTGCTCAGCTCTTTTACTACACTGGGACATCATACAATGAATATATATACTAcagtctgtaatgttttctcctTGATTCATGCTTGTCAagatgatttaccatttaaatttgatatataagcatagctctcaactctcacgcattgaccgtgtgacacacgcatttcatcaattgcacacgctcacacgcattactttgaaaatctcaatcttacaatgaaaatctcactcttgaaacgcacgcgtacggacgcttcacgtcatggcggaaccaatttgcggtacaatggtttccgcacgtccagtagtagcggtaacacagctgcaaggaccggcgccgcgcaaacaaggttccctcatccaaagtgaaacagttctacggtccgtgttgtgtgcgaATAAAATGGTAAGTCGGCATGTGTTATTAAAGTCCGGTAtaatagtgaccgtcttgaatcgaataacaccccccccccgttggaccgtcttcaatcgaccaacagcaccagcccccccccccccccccgttggaccgtcttcaatcgaccaacagcacccccccccccgtcaacaatctcactctcaacaatCGTCATAAGTTGAGAggtatgtatataagtcacacctgaacataagttgcaggatcggccaaactatgtaaaaaaaaaaaaaaaaaaaacagaaaaatacgGCATGTGGAAGAACTTGACTGGCTTGAATAGAGTAATGACCTCAACCCGACAGAACAGCTTTAACATGTTTGAAGGCTGGtcaaaattcccataaacacacttcTGAACCTTGCGGAAAGAAACAGCTTTAACTGCATCATCATAGCCACATCTATAGATTGATAACGGGATGTCACCCAGGTTTATGTGTTCAAAAGGAGATTAATGAATAaatttagtttatttggctAAAATGGGAAGCGGCCATATTCTTGTCCTCCCTACAGGACTCTGAGCAGAGCAAAGGCCAAATCAGGCACAGAACTGAGTAGAATGAATTTCTCTGATCACATGGCCAGTTGCCACATGATGGGGCCTCAGAAATAAGGACAGCAGGCTAATATCACGAGAAAGACCTTGGCAGATGGCTCTTTTACCTAGATCCCAAGTCCTCCTGATACCCTCCACAGGTCAGCCTTCATTGAAGCCGCTGTACTCTGAAACACCCTGTCTTGTTTTATCACAGAAAATCTGGTTTGCGGTGATTGCACGTGATTGGGCGATGATTGACAAAGATGAATGGTTTGCTTTCACACCTGCTGAGGATTTTGTGAAAGTGCCTGCACCTCTTTGACAAACACTTTCCAGTGGCGGCTCTGCAGATGGTGCTGTGTAAGGCAACGTCCAGGATTGTCAGGTTACATATTAACATGGCTTTTTGAGAACCCGCAGGCACAACAATCTGGCCAGATGGCCTGGCAGAAGCTGCAGCCCAACCTGGAGCATCAAAGCACCGGATCATCTTTGATCATGAGCTGAGCAGAGACACTTTCGCAACATcggaaagctaaaaaaaaaaaaaaaaaaaaaaaaaactggatgcATGCTAAACTCCCAGAAAAGACCTGCCTCAGTGTCAGCTTTCAGCCTAAACGCCACATGGAACAGATCAGCATGCAAACATACATTTTCATGTAAGAAATCGCATGCGTGTGGATTGGGTGAAACATTCATATGTGCATGGGCGGCGCTCATTTACAACCTGAAGCGTCACTGAAGGGATTTAAACGTCTTCCGTGTAGAACTCACAGTCCTGAGAAGCTTCTGTGCTGGAAAAGCACTCCCAGAAGAGGCAGTACATGGTATGGCACAAGTTGTCCACCAGGGATTTTGGAGAAGCAAACCTCCAGCTGGACTCCGGCACCCTATCGGGCTCCTCTGTTAACTGATCCCAAATGTCTTGGATCGTCTCTGGGAGCTCCTGCTGGAACACCTAGACACAccgaaacacacacacacacacacacacatatagctGAGAGACTGACAGATCGCCTCTTTGTGGCTGGACATATGATTTGCTGCAGCATTAAAGCACTTGAGAATCACAGTTCGGGGGTTAGAATATAAGAgcttttgtttggatttttatcATCAGGTCCAGACACTGGGGCTTTTGGCAGGTttacgtttcttttttttcttctaaagaaGATTTATAAGCATGCAAaagtttcaaatgttttttttattactgaatCAATCAGATTTCTGTTCTGGGTGAATATTTCTAGTCCCGGCTCCTGTTGGAGCTCTAACTGATATGCTGACGCTGTGTGTTAAATGAGGGTGAACCCATCTTGTCTTTATGCTTGAAGTTGGTCCATGGTTGCTAGAATCTCTTTCCATAAGAAGAAACCACCTGAGTGTTTCTGATCTGTTGAATTTTCTAACCACAAGACATGAATCTTCCTAgtcctgattttttttagccatgctgctctacactgcaaaaaagctgtttttgagtctattagattttgatttaatgtttttgaaacatttaCCGGATGGAAGTGAGACAAAGaggacaaacagtgcattgcctgggtgggtggggtcTGCGGCTGTCATGAAGCGTACTGTCAAACCCAatttcagccacacacagagccacgttTATAGTGTCTTTATTGAAGATGTTGAATAATGGTAATATGACCGGAGGCTGTACCAGATTGTAGCAGGTTTGTGTGATGATTGCTGGAACTGGACGGCGGAGCTGAGGCTTGAGAGGCGAAGGGAACTCAGGCAGGCAGACGTGAGGTACACAGAAGAATGATGAATACTGCAGATGATCCGGCAgggaagagctgactgaggTAGGCTTTTATAGGGAGGCTTGCAGGTGGATTGAGTCCGATATGATTGATGACAGGTGTGGGTGAATAGGAGAGTGGAATCAGGGCTGGACAAGAGGAGGATGGTGCTGGAAAtgctcagggtgcagcaggcaaaaactgcaccctgacagTGGCAGTACATCTGACCCTTTTGTTGGACTCGTGCAACATAAACTGTGTCCAAATCCTGTAGAcgacatcccacaatcccctgtgctgtcctcaccacccatgCCAAATCCTTTgtctcctgcactgtgcagctcccataccacactgttaccctgagacataaaatgctttctattgtaaCGCTGCAAAggtttttttaacagcttagtGGGAAGTCAAGTTTGTTTCagcttcctgaggaagaagagccgttgttgggccttcttcaccagatgggaggtgttcacagtccaggagaggtcagaggaagtGCGTCCacacactccaccacctccccctgtatgaagagaggagtgtgttcagtcttcctggacctcctgtagccCACCATGAACACCTTGGTCTTGCTGGAGTTCAGGAagaggttgttcctggagcaccactgtgtctgATTGTgaacctcctctctgtagtgggtctcgTTATTGTTGGAAGTGAGACATGAGTGGGGCGGATGTGTGTTTCCCTATCCCCACCACCTTGGGCTTGTTGGTGAGCCGGGTCGTTGCTGAGCTGCCGGTCGCTGTACTTGTAGTCCGTGATGGTCCTGGTGCTGCTCCACGTGTTGCGTgggttgttgctgctgaagtggtcctcaCTGCGCTGCTTGTACCTGAGCTTTGCCTTCTGGATGCCTTTTGTTAAGTCACTTCTACTCCTGCTGCAGGCCCGTCTGTCTCCAGATCTGAACGCCGCATCCTGGGCTTTCAGCAGGGACCCCATCAAGCTGTccacccatggtttctggttaggaaacactctgattgtctttgtgggcaggacagcatcagtgcagaagttaATGTAGGACAGCAAAGACTATGTATAATCCTCCAGATTGTTCTGTTATATGTTATTTACTGCTCCATCTACGTTCTGAGCCTCATCTATAGCCGTGAGGTCTGGATCgggaccaaaagaacgagatcctagATACAAGCTgttgaaatgagcttcctctggaGGGCCGCCGGGATCAGCTTTAGAGGAACTCTGTAATTCGTATTATATTATCCAAAGGAGTCAGTTTAAGTGGGCTgggcatctgattggttctgattATCACCTCATGCATGAATGCAGCCATAGAACCAAATCCAAGAGTCTGGGCTCCACATTCACATCGATTtgatataaatacaaaaatatctcTATGCAATGTTCCCGGCAGCATATCATGGCTTTCAAGAAGCACTTAAAGCAACATCTATTGTGATTTgcctctatataaataaactgaatttaattgaattttaagGAGGGCTCCACGGCTCCTTCAGGAATGTAAtctaaagttttaaaatgtcagaaagCTTTGAAAAATAACCCTTAATGTGATTTGGGGTCATTACTGGTACTGCTCTTTGGGGAAAAAGATAAAACTTTTCAGCAATGTGACCACAGCAGTCTGAGATCCTAATGTTTGAGGGAGATAAAAACTACCTGGGGTCCCAGACGGGGCCAACAAAAGAGCCTctattttagtttagtttatctGTAAAACAAATCCTTCATTAAAGACATGAATAGAAGAAATACTTCAAACTGCAAATCACGAGAGGACGAGTGAGATATAAATCCAGCTGCAGCTATCTGATGAGCTTTGCTCCAGACCCGGCCGGCAGTCTTCTCCTCACTTATCTGCTCCCTTATGGGGCCGCGGGGCACCGCGTGGCGCTGTCTGCAGGGGAGCCGTGGCCGTTAATGCGCCTCTGGAAAATGGTCTAAACTGAATAAACCGGATTGAAATATTGGATTTAAAAACAATCCCAGCGCAGATAAGCCGTTATAAAAGGAAAACTCTCAGACACAACCGGTATTTATTCCAGCATCTGCACTTTACTGAATGATCATGCGCTGCATCTCCTGCGTTCACCTCCGCTGAACTCTTGTTTTTTAACCGTGGACAGAAGCTGCCCTCAGATTTCCAGCAATGGGATGGAGTTAGTTACCAATGTTAACAGATGAAATCAATGTGACGTTCGTTACTAAAGCGGTTCATTTAGGAAGAACTTGAGCGCAGCTGCGGAGCAGACACGTGAGCGCCGTCTTACCTCAGCAGGATGCGAATGAACGAAGACTCCCTCAGCATCCCTGAACCGCCTCTCCAACTCTGCCGTGTACGGACGAGACGGATGTCTCTCCGGCAATACCCGGATGATCTGAAATACAAACGCAGTTCCAGTTTATAGATGCTACAACCCTAtcaaatatgtatatattttttaaatctaatcatTGCAAAAGCATAACATACAAAAAGGCTTCCAATTAATTTGCTGTTGCACAGATTTCAAGATGCAACTACTAAGAactgccttgttttttttcctcaggtcTCCATAAGACTGAATAGTTGCTATAGTCTCCCCCCCTCCAATCTGTCATGATGATCTTCTCAGTTTCTAGGCCAAATCCATCCTGACCCGTCTCCTCCTCGGTTCTATCTGGCTGCATTCAGCCAACAATAGATCCTATAAGGCCTGGAAGACAGAAGACGGAGTCTGCACGGATTGAAATTATCCGTCCAGAATATCTATGGGATGCTCTAGAGCAGcgatgtcaaactcattttggtttaggggccgcattcagcttaatctgatctcaagagggccacacgagtaaactcattgcaagattaaatagaactaataaaagtggacttgttgttgatttttatattaaatgaatttcacttttacacaatatattatgaataactgcagcgtttttaagaaaagtatgtgcaatttcaacaatacttttactcagttaaacatttacttaagtgcattatgcataagaactgatcacagtgattatacaatgttgaaaaacatttattcacattttttggaacttaaaaacactctcctgcatgacaaaatacatcacacagataaaaattaagaaattatttaaaatcaattttccacatctgacgCTCAGGGCTACCATctgatgattaaaacacagcgcccctcgtggacaatataggaactgcagattttctattaaacaaagtacaagtttttttcaataattgttttatcattctcttccttttatctcctgtttctttcaccttttctttttttcttcctgttcttcctttcctctcctactttcccattgtagtgcccatatcatttgagatattccctgcatgaatcataataaaactattcacattcataaatcaagcggagcactatggcaaaagcagtactgcccCACttatgaaagtcaaatctgatgagctctttttggcattaagacaacaattcttattgccacattgccagacaggacactgggggggggggatgataATCTATTTGGCCAGTGGGCAAGACTAAATTGTTCCGCgggccatatgtttgacacccctgctctagagggAAGGGAAACACCTTAAACTGGTAGTTGTGTCCCTCAAACCTCTCTGACAGCATCATATCTTTTTCCTGCTGGGAGGGGCCACTACGAAGGGCAACGATGCTCAGGCTGGAGCTACGTGCCAGAGGAACATCCGAGACCCAAGGATTCCCAGCAACACCCTTTTCCCACAATGCATCCTGGTGCAATGTCCTCCCGAGGACACATTTATCGATCCATATGATGGAGAATATGATCCATCGGACCAGACGAGGTGTCTCAGGGctaataattgtttttctctcctaCTGTGATCGACATTGTGTGACCCTGTAACTCCAAATGTATCACCtttaatacaaatatttctgataCAAATGAATATATCTTACACACCctatataaaaatgcagaaaacatgaggaaaatatatgttttggtCTAACGTATACAATTTAAATTTGAAAGCCTTatgttttattaattcatttatttttttaaatgtgaagttTCATCACAATTGCCTGAatcaggctttaaagggttaaCATGCTGTGTTGTTGCTCTAGTTTATCAGAACCGAAACGAGATTAACTGTATTGTGCTTGTCCAGCACATGGCCGACAGATCAAACGACTACAGGCGTACATGACATAAGCGTCACATTCAGTCAccataaaaaccttttttatattAGTGTGTGTACAGAATAATACACCAAAAAATGTATGGATGACGGATTATTGCTGGAAAGAAGAAGCTGCTGACTAATTTAAGAACCAGAAACTCTTGGCCGTGCTCCGATGGTGCAGGACCCATATAGTCTTTGACGCGGCTGACCCGGCTTCGATTCCAGCCTGAGGTCCTTAtccgcatgtcttccccccctCACTCAAACTCCCTTTCCTGTTAGCccattatgagaaaaacgtgcCACTAGTGCCGttaaaaacccagaaaagattaaaaaaaagaaccagaAACTCAGAAAACACTGACTCAATGGTCGGTGTGGTAATTCCTGTTTTCTCTGGGGAACAGAGGAAGGAGGACCACCTTTTCCTCCCTCAGACAAGAATTTAGGCGAACAAATGAAACCTTTAAGCTGCAATTTAAAAACGTCTTGAAATGGGAGCGTGAGAACCTTCACATGATCtctccatattcacaaagattcccaGATTCCTCTCAGAGAGCGCCTATCTCAACCTAAAAATGCCGACCTAGGAGTCTTAGCCATTCAGacgctgctgagagcgactctgatGAAGGAGACAACAGAAACATCTATCTTACGTAGGAGGTGCTGTCTTTTAacagctgtgattggttgatagttcaaaaaaaatacacaaaggtGCTCCTACTGAAAGGAGAGATTAACCAATTAGACTGAATTAAGAAATCtgtgacatgatgatgaaaatcaaataaccgtcacacagcatcaaaatgtttgcacATACCATAATTACATCccaatcattatttttatttgcttattttacCACTTTATCTATGTGATATTACTGTGCACTCAGCTTGCTTGTATAAAGCGGCTGTATTTGACGAGACGACTGACtgataaaatgtaggaaaaaaaagcagagaaaagcgAGAGGAGCAGCGCCTATGTCtgcacagctctgggaggagaacagGTGTGTTGAAAGCTAAATTGGTTCTTGCATCGCGGCGCAAATCCAGGGACTTTAAAGCCAATTGCTGCATAATTGTCCCTCTGCACATCTTGGTGTTTCTTACGCCGCAGCCTGGAaagttaaaaattaaatctaatCTATAGTGGAGAGGAACTTGAGGTTGGGTGTTTTAAAGGATGAGTGTATAAGCTTTACACGCGTAGATTAAATTGTGTACATGAACGTAGTttaagttttgaaaaaaaaacaaacgtaaTTTTTCCTAGTGTTAGAATCTAGCGAGAGACAAAATTTTACGCTAACCTCATCAAACCTAACCTCCAAAGAGGACGCGGTTTTCTCCCTAAGATTTTATTAAAAGGGGAACAgtttatgcttttaaatcttTCCTTTTTACATCTAGATCCTTCAATTGTGGTCTATATTATGTACAACTGCAATGCTGCTGGATTATACTGGTGTATAACACAATGCCAGGATGGAAAGACATTAGCAATGAGTTTAGGGAAGCAATTGTTAATGCGTATCAACCTGAGCAGGGACATAAAGCTTTTGCTACACGTTCACCATTCTACAGAGAGAAAGATTATTCACGACTGGAAAGCATCTAAAACAATCTGCTTTTATTTCCGGGAGTCAACATCAGAGCACGCAACGCTTCATGAAATTACAGAAAAACCCAACAGCTCCATGTCAGACTCTACAGGCCTCCACGGGGGTAAAGGAGAAAGCCACTTCTCTCTAAAATCAATATAGCTGCAGGACCTAAAGGGTTGCAAAGCTGAGTTCAAGTGAATCACAAAGGCACTGGAGCAATGTCCTTCGGACAGAGACTGAAGCAGAGATGTTTGGAGGAAACGAGAACCCAGAGTATCAGCACAAACGCCACCATGGTGCAGATTTGGTGGTTTGGCATTCGGTGCATCTTCTAGGTGTCGAATGCACCAGGAACTCCTCTGTATGCCACCATCTGTCCGACAGTCTGGCCCAAACAGGAAAATTATCTCagacagtccaaaaaacaaacaaataaagtgGTGTCCCTGTTAAAGTACAGACCTCCGTCTTATGGAAATGTTGTGGTGGAACCTCACAGATGGCAAATACAGTGAAGCAACGTCTAAAAGAAGAGTGAGCTGAAAATCAGAGAACCATTGCTGAGAGTTGTTCCTGATAAAGGCGTTCCTGCATGCCGGCTGCTTTTTTACAGTCCTCTCTGTCATGCATGTTATTATTGAGAAGTGTGTTTAATGATTTACTTCTTAATAAAGGTAACAGTAAACGCTGTCGAATAACCAAACCTGCAGGTCAAATCAGCTCCTAGAGCAGACAGAAACCATTAAACCTTTATTGTTTCCCATGTTTGCTTATCTGTCTCTGCGTGCCAGCACACGCTGTTCACACAGCTTTCCCACCTCCGGCTCAACAAACCCGTTTCTAAAAAGTATTAATGCTGTAAATATTCCAGATCTCTATGATAAACCGATGTAACTTCTGTTCTGGCAGGatctctgcctctctgcctcACTCTCGAGAATCACACGTCAGGAATTACCAGGATAAATGGCGACCACTTATGAATAATAACTTCCTATAACTGCATTTGACTGACACGTAACCTAATAGCGGCTGGTATTTGGAGCTAAGTGAGTTGATCGGTTATTTCAGTCAGCTGCTGCGTATCAGTCCAGCACTCAGCCTTTAATATCTCAGGGATTTATGATTCCTCTGTAATTATGGAAACCTGGAAACTCATGTTGTGCTTTAGTGGTTCCAGTTGCGTGAGTAAATGCACAGTAGGAACTTCTTGACTATGTGTGTTGCACTTTCCATACTAGTAACTTCCTGCTGCCTTATAAGGGATTTACCATTttcataaaatgcagttttaagcTGTTACTCTGACAAAaagtctcccaccccatgcatgaagctgttgcagagctgcagtGACAGACGGCTGCATCCTCGGTGCACAAAGGAGAGTTTTCACAGATCCTTCCTCACAGCAGCTGctagactttataaccatcaaACTCCATgagtgtttacatccctgctgtttttgCACGGTTTCCTTTCCTTCTTGCAAATAgcctgttggtgttttttatgcAAATATATGCATGCACTCATTttgcaagttaaaaaaagaaaatcaccttCCTCAGTTGCACACTTCGTTAATTTCTTTTGCTGCTGGTCTGCCTGAATCTCCTAGCTGTGGGACGATAAAggatctttttattttcctctgtttaaTTGAAATGCAGGTGGGATCATTTTGCAGTTTAATCCAAACAAGGTTTTAATCACAAACACCCAATCAGAACCAAACAGTCGCCTAATTTCTTCCATTTTGCACCATTTGAAAACAGAGCTTTAGTCGGGCTCATGGATGCagtgcaaataaacagaaactaaagCTTTGTGCATCTGTAAAATACTATAAACCTTGGGTCATTAATGTTTGAAGATGCGATTGTCCACCATCTTGTTTTCTGTCACGCGCCTTGCGTTTGTAATGACCGCCGCCGTGCTGTTGGCGTGGCTCCAGGTTAAATCTTCACTTTGTGCTAAAACTCACAGTTGGTTTCACAAGCACATGATCTGATCACACATTTTCCTTCTGCAGGAAAACAACAGGAATAAAGCAAGTTCCTTATCTATGTAATGTCAACAGACCCTTCAGGCTTTTGGAACCCTAGATGGCATTttctcaaattttttttttacacgtcaGCAGCCCATCAACAGTGCTGTACTGTCACAAATATGAAGCTATAGTTCTTATTGTACCTATTTGACATACTCTTAAACACTATCATTTGCCTACAATGGTTTGGGAatgtttaaaagcaaacaatcaCTGCAGTTGATCCTCAGATCTAGATTGAAACTATATTTTGGGggtaaataaattaagatttctgaaattattttcattaaataagAGATAAAAATATGATCCttactgtttttttcagtttgtttctaCACATAAGAAGGTTGCTATAATATTTTATACGAGGGCACCCTGCACGTCAAATAATGATGAGAAGGTTGTACCCCATGCGTCAACTTGTGACTCTGAAGGAAGTAGGTATGGGTATCGTTAAGGATTTATTGATACTGCTACTCTTAATGATACTCCTTATTGgtacaaaacaaaaagggtaaaaaaacaaacaaatcactgactggtttatttttaatatttggagcacaagtaaacaaaataaaagtaaaaaattattttttttatagaaatagaACAATAAAAAGGAGGAGCTCACAGTTTGCCGAAGAGACGGTAAACTCAGAGCAATCGGTGCTTTTACTTGTTGCCAAAGTTTCAAACAATACGGGAAAAGAATTGCTAGATCCATTGCTTGtcacttttgaataaaaaaagttattagagcggtctgaaaagttgctaaaataGTTGCCGACAGTGTTGATGAAAGTAAACGAGGTGAACATGTGAGAGCAGAATGTTAGCCCCTCTCATCTTTCCCGTCTGTGTGTTTCTTAAAGTGGAGAAGATCCGCAAAACAATGTTGTTTCACTTTGAGTCTCCCTGAAAAATTGAGTGCGACCTTAAAAATGCCGTTAAGATACGTGGCCCCTGGAGCCGTTTTGGAACCGGGTTTCGGTATAGACCCTTAGTGAGAATGTGTTGGCCCACCGTGATCTTTTATTGacaaataatgtaaaatttAAGCGGATAACTGGTCTGGTTTTGGTCATCTTGTATTGGTCTTAACAGCGCACCAagtggtgaaatttcacttattgctcctttaaatagtaTGAGATGGATCTCATAAAATCTTCCCAGATGGATAGGCAGCTGCCGATCCTAGCTCTCCCTGTCTTATTAGCATTGGAAGATATTTCTTAAACATTTGTCATCATGGGGTTTTAAGTACAACTTACCTTTTTTAAGACACCCTGGTTGACTTGAAACCACAGCCTCTGGAGAACCAGCTCATCCAACCCCTCCACCTTTAACTTctgaaaaacagagcaaagttgacaaaaaaataacagatctttatttatattttagccAAAAATCTCGCCAACAGAggcacaaaacagaaaaagctgcATAACAAATTCTACAGAATCCTGATTGATTCAGATATTTGATCACCGCAATAAAATGAGTGTGCTGCAAActctatgaaataaaaaaaaaacaatgcactGAACTGAACTCTGtgatgaaaacaaagaaatcttATGATTCGTACCATTTTACTGATATTTGACAGTTTAAAGATTTCCTCATGATGAACTCGGATGGAGTAATTGATGGGGAAGTAGTGCTTCTGcaacagagaaacagagagacaCATTATACATCAAACCAAGCACAGATTcagaagaaaatctgttgaaCACTCTTTAAAACAGTGTCAACATGTTCAGCAGCAAAAGTGATTTTAGATTTATTGGGAAAGTCAGTTGAATCGTTTTAGCAACACTGCGAGTGTTTAACAAACTCAGGCAGCTTCAGGTTACATGCTGACAC
This genomic stretch from Fundulus heteroclitus isolate FHET01 chromosome 2, MU-UCD_Fhet_4.1, whole genome shotgun sequence harbors:
- the il34 gene encoding interleukin-34 isoform X3 — protein: MAPIVVASTPASMCTPLRTLNDSLSHRRRYMKHYFPINYSIRVHHEEIFKLSNISKMKLKVEGLDELVLQRLWFQVNQGVLKKIIRVLPERHPSRPYTAELERRFRDAEGVFVHSHPAEVFQQELPETIQDIWDQLTEEPDRVPESSWRFASPKSLVDNLCHTMYCLFWECFSSTEASQDYCEVSHSKKGRKTLNQKVEMEPTEPTEW
- the il34 gene encoding interleukin-34 isoform X1 — protein: MVKVEQLITSVLSLLGLFLMAPIVVASTPASMCTPLRTLNDSLSHRRRYMKHYFPINYSIRVHHEEIFKLSNISKMKLKVEGLDELVLQRLWFQVNQGVLKKIIRVLPERHPSRPYTAELERRFRDAEGVFVHSHPAEVFQQELPETIQDIWDQLTEEPDRVPESSWRFASPKSLVDNLCHTMYCLFWECFSSTEASQDYCEVSHSKKGRKTLNQKVEMEPTEPTEW
- the il34 gene encoding interleukin-34 isoform X4 — protein: MVQPSLCFLGGLLGLFLMAPIVVASTPASMCTPLRTLNDSLSHRRRYMKHYFPINYSIRVHHEEIFKLSNISKMKLKVEGLDELVLQRLWFQVNQGVLKKIIRVLPERHPSRPYTAELERRFRDAEGVFVHSHPAEVFQQELPETIQDIWDQLTEEPDRVPESSWRFASPKSLVDNLCHTMYCLFWECFSSTEASQDCEFYTEDV
- the il34 gene encoding interleukin-34 isoform X2 codes for the protein MVQPSLCFLGGLLGLFLMAPIVVASTPASMCTPLRTLNDSLSHRRRYMKHYFPINYSIRVHHEEIFKLSNISKMKLKVEGLDELVLQRLWFQVNQGVLKKIIRVLPERHPSRPYTAELERRFRDAEGVFVHSHPAEVFQQELPETIQDIWDQLTEEPDRVPESSWRFASPKSLVDNLCHTMYCLFWECFSSTEASQDYCEVSHSKKGRKTLNQKVEMEPTEPTEW